A region of the Mytilus galloprovincialis chromosome 1, xbMytGall1.hap1.1, whole genome shotgun sequence genome:
aaattgatacaaaattataacttcatCGCTTCTATTCAAcggaatgtattgattcttgctATTTAAGCcatctttagagtataacaaacaactcttaagatgttttcatatcttttgtcAAGCTACAAGCTATGTTTCATAAGttattagttgaccatttatgaGATTATTCaccatgtcaaggtaaagaatctcaaattgaataaaactaaTAAAGCATATATTcctctttttgtggtttaaaacttctttaaacaaggtagatgctagtcaaatataatttacagatataatCAATACCAAATATGTACATTATTTTTCCAAAATGGTCAAAAAGCCataaaatttgcaatttcttaaatgaaaagtgtgcaaaaaaaatatactcaGAACACTTCGGTTTTGCACATTTcttgagcagaagattatataatttagtcaaatacgaacttataactccatcaaagtatcatattcTACATGAATTTAaggaaatcaaccaaaaactgaccaaaaaagaaaGACTTTTCttttaggagttatctccctttccaatgttaatttccatcagaaattaaaaatgcaaaatttgagttttcctcaagttagattttttctatgtatatttgGGGCTAAATGCAacagattagaactaaaacattttctgtttcaATTAGTTTGAAGTTCAAACCTAGTTTAATTTGACAAATATCTTGTGAAAAATCGCTTTACGAACAGCATCTCATAGTTTTCTTAGGAGCCGTCATTTAGATAAATCGCTTTACAAAAACACAAactttgatacaaaatattgtaAAGAAGTCTGTTATTGTATTACATTTAAgaaataactgtattgtatttaaagcttTAAGGAcatccatcggtagttttactgacgcaaattaagtttacctggcgacgcgtagcggagacaggtaaacgggtatttgcgacagtaaaactaccgatggacgtccgcaaagcttcaaatacaatacagttatctctattctaatgcaaaacaagtttataattaaatttcaatcattatttcagtgtaaaatcttcattaaagataattccgcgaaaagatgtcaCCTTCTTTGGttcctacactaggtgacgtcatagatGTGATTCCGGCGTCAGACATAATCACCGGGCGTTTTCTTGCTTCTGTGCCgctttaaaatgtaataaaatttgatataaagAAGATTTGTAGTtacaaaatgtgatttttttttggcttattattgtagaaattacatgtcaatacattcaacaattcaaaatgtcggcttccttagttacagactaggagatagagaattttacgctaactgtcatccaatcagaaccattgatacaaaataattgcattagaattcctAATATATATAATTGAATCAGAAAAAAGTGTATCAAAGAAGAACATTTTACCTGAAAATAAGGATATACTATCGgtaatataattataatgttaccaaataaaaaaaaatatggagattTATAAAATAGCAACAATTTCAAGATGGCGGTTCCGATAGATGCGTAGTTTGATTCTTTGTTTTATAGCATTGTTTATCTACATTGATTCTCTTGCAACAAAAGTTAAATAACCTTTTAATATTGTTCGTCTAAAATAGTGTCATATGCGTTCGTTGATATTATAAATAGCACAAAAGTCATATCATCTTTTCAAAAGTAACTTTTATTTcctcaaaaatacaaaaaaatatattatcaacAACTGTCATGTaagtttttttcaattcatacaaaaattacattacatttaaaaaaaaaagaattgcatGTTCCAAGAGTATTCCGAGGATGACGTATAATATACCGAAAGGCAAAATGTGGCAGAGttatataatttgaagaaaacgAAAAAGGATTTATTTTCAAGATTATCGAACAAATTTAACATGCAGAATTTTTCGAATGCATTCATTATAAGTGTAAAACtccagaaaaaaaagaaacttaaGCATAATAGAAAAGCAATGTTTCcttaataaaagttttttttttaaaatgcaacatTTTGCCTTAATCACAAAACAGCTAAGAATGCGATACAATTCAAAATCTACAGGATTAGAAAGAGAGAGAGCTATCGAATAGTTTACATATCTGTGAAGTGTACATGCCATATCACTAGgtcaaaaatcaaataaaagaaagACGCGTTAGTTAACTGTACAAGCGGGTGGATACTGCACTAGCGAACAGAGTATGGTACGTCTCCTCGGAGTTCTTGGTCACCTGTGCCTTCAATatcaatttctgtataaaaaaaagagaagtaAAAGTATTTAATTACATTAGAGAATTGCTACTATAACATAGTTGAAGTTTTGGTGGTTTGTATGTCCTAGTCTATAACATTCAATCAGTGCAAGTAACATTTCTAATTAAAATCGTGATATGGTAGAAAAGGACCAAAATAAACCAATTTAATATGATACTGATTAAGTTTACTACCAATTATTGTATTGAGTAATTAATACAAGTATTGTAAATTCCATATACATATTGCCTACAATTATAACATCAATAATGGGCGTGCAATAGATTTTTTACCATGCATCATTCACACTTACTAGTATTCAAAATATGATGGTGATTTGACATAAGATAAACACTTACCACAGTTCTGTTCGTCACTTTCATCGCCACAGTCATCGTCATCATTACATTGTAAATGTCTACTGATGCATTTTCCgtttttgcatttgaataaacctTCAGGACATTGGACAGTTGTCTCACCTAAAAGAAAAGTAAACActttcattgtaaaaaaaatcacaaaatcacaaaactactgaactccggggaaattcaaaacggaaagtccctaataaaataataaaacacatcaaacgaatggacaaaaactgtcatattcctgacttggtacagccattttcaaatgtaaaaattgctggattgaatctggtttcaTACTTTGAAAATTTAAAGCCACTTACATTGACGACAATTTTTCAGAAAGTGAAGTAGAAATAACAATACATGATTTCCAATGAGCATAACCATGACCTTCTCTTGCAAATTATGTGATTTGAAaagaatgttttatatatattttttttaagtcataagaaacgagtgaccggtgaaaaataatgttcttccaattcttgaaccaatgcatacaaacatcataaacttagtcttctgtgcacgaattaaGCATTTTTTTTCGTGTCaatttcgtataatcgttaatttttttttcaatcggtcagtgttgttgtgaaaatgtggcaggtaattaaagttcgtgttttgatgTCGAAGTTCAACGATTGTcgcctgtttgtcaacaatctacaaaaaatcaaaaaaaaaaccatggaaatcgagcacgtgtttaacatgtaaattcagataatagtttttcttaaggacatccatgcgtattgtgatcaccggatttttacgagatgggtcacaatgaggtcactttgcatacggaaaatatgccgggggaattgcttccttccaggaagcaattaaaataaagtaaacttttctaaatatgaataaattaaagaattttcttcagaaaaaagtatatgtacataagttttataatgaaaactatccattgagttataaaaaaaagtatgcattatttttttttgatttgaggtttcttatgactttaaaaataTTTCCCCGACATTGTAATACAAATTCAGATGGAaacaatatactgtggattcataattattcgttggatactaatttttgtggagtttcgttggtacaggtgaaccacgaaactAAATGTTTAACGAATAACAAAATTTCTAAATGCTTGTATGCAGTTTGCAGAAATAACAGAAATTCAACAAGCGCACAGCGCAATTTCCAGAGgaaaattgtgataaaaaaatGTGAACAAACGTGGACTGGAAGGTAAAGCTGATTCTTTAAGAATTAAATGCATGTATTGGTTCaataattttaatagaaatatcgTTGCATATGACTTCAATCAGAACCAAATATACTGGCTATATAGAAAAATATGCATGACGTATACATATTATGTCAAGTATGACAAgttcaaggtcaaggtcaaagtcaAAGTCAAAATCCCGTTACTCTGTAACAACAaaccagaaaataaaaagaaatcaaaagaaAGGTTCTCAACAATAATGAACAGTTTTAAGGAAATAAAATTCAGTCATACCCGGCTAAATTGCGATATGTGAAAAATTGCGTTTATTTAAAAAGTTAAAGTTCCGTACCTCCAGAACGACATagccaaaaaaatcaaaatcaacaggGACCAAATAGGAAAGAGTTCGCACCTAAGTGCCAATTCATGATGATCCCTAGCACATTTGAAGCGACAGAAATATTTGCTAGACGTCGATATAGCAGCATCTTTACAAAGAAGACTGGCACATTTGCGTGATGAAACTAATATCTAACCAATAAAAGACAATAACGGTATGCAAAGAAATCTATTGTTATTTGTTATAGTTTGCCCTTCACGATATAGACAAATAATGGACTgcacaaaaaggtaaaacaatggactgtacaaaaaggtaaaacaatatACTGCACAACAAGGTCAAACAATTGACTAATCAACAAGGGCAAAGCAAACAATGAACTGCACAACAAGGACAGATAATGAACTGCATAATAGGGACAAATAATGGACTGCACATAAAAGGTAAAACAATGAACTGCACATCAAGGACAAACAATGGACTGCACAGCAAGGACAAACAATGAACTGCACAACAAGGACAAACAATTGACTGCACAACAAGGTCAATCAATTAGCTGCACAACAATTTCGATACATGTATAGACCAAAGGAAAAAGTACACTTTTATATCCGGGAAAAAGTATGCCGATAATCTAAAGTTAATGTCTCTAACGAGATTTAAAGTAAAGATGTGGAAAAAGTAAAACAGAAATACCGACATCCATGGAAAattcaattcggaaagtccatcatcaaatggcaaaatcaaaagcttttaaAAACACCTCAAACGAATCAAATTCAAATGTCATACTCCTGACTGTGTACAGGTATTTCCTCATGTAAATATGTTGCATGACAGTAGCATAAAATTTCACGATGTTTACAACAacttgtaaacaaaacaaacatacataataggcaaaaatgtcaaaacagGGGCACAGCCGTCCCCAGTGTTATAATCGtaatctctataaaaaaaaacaaataagtatgtcaaaaaagaaaaagtaaatggcataaagacaaagcacattagcaaaactgaaagacaagaattaaaaaaatgacacatTGGCGTGATGCATAAGTATCGAGTCACGACAAAGGTATATTACCTAAAATGGACTGAACAGTAAAGGTTGATAATTTACAACGACAAAAAATAGTTAACTGtaatacgtaattaagatgataaacaacgtaagTACCTAGAATTTATaattcaagaccatcatgtattatttgtgaagttggtaCGATTTATTTaccaacaaggtcttggtatctgtcaatgatttttttgttgaaaaaggaCATCACCCTTTTTCATCAACTTTTTTGCTCAGACACTGTGGATGGTTTATAAAGTTCgggtagcagctgcaagctcttggtATATTGCTACGAAGGTGGGAGaaattgttcatttaaaaattaaaatcgtctcgtttgtcatagattctgataTTGAGATGACTGTTAATGTCAAAATCAAGGTATAAATTTAGAAATGAGGCGGAAGGTATAAGATAtgaaataaggaaaaagaaaaagaaaaagaacaatttCATCATATTTACATTTGCTTTCGTCTGATCTATCAGCACAATCAAATTCGTTGTTACATTTTTTATCTATGGGAATACAACGCTGGTCAGATTCACATGTAAACTGGAACTCGTTACAATCTgcaatatataaaatttttaagttaTCCGTAAAGGGATGCATTGTCGGtcttgttaataaatatatataagactaAGATATTTGATTATGGGATGAACTGTGGTATAATTATAAGCTACATTTTTTGACTGACTTTGTCATATTTGTTATCTATAAAGAATATATCTGTGGTCATAAGCATATACATTGTCTTCAAGGTCATGGTTTCATCGACTACAGAAAAGGAACATCATTAAATGAGTAGTGCTGAATGAATTTCGATTTTAATTGATTTGAGTACATAAAGGCAGTATGCACCTTTCATCATAATTATGTCGTTTTAAAGATTCCCCTAGCCAGACGTGGATCTTgtcatatctttaaaaaaaacagacatcTTATATCATGAAAAAGCCAAAACTCACCATCAGGATTTTCAGTAAAGTGTTTatggaatctttttttttttttacataattcaattttatatcaGTCATACTATATTCATTCCAAAATGGTTGCTTACATTCGTGCCATTTTGACtatggttgatagttgtctcatttgcaatcatgtcACACCTCATCTATTCAAATGATAGAGCGACCATATGGATTCGTGTCTATTGGTATCACTCACCACAATTACGTTCATCACTTTCATCATCACAATCATTGATACCATCACATCTAAATGCCAGTGGGAGACATCTATCTGTACTTATACACTTAAACTGATTTGGTTCACAACCTGCAATGTTTTTTCTTAATGTTATGTAAGTATTAACTGGTTTGCGCTATTCGACTAAGTATGCATTTTCAATGACATGTAAATGGTTCAACGCACTGGCAAATATCAACACATTTcccaattttataataaatgtaacaaCCTGTATCAATTGTAAAATAGTTCAAGTTCAACTATTGTGTTATCGCATAGAAGTAATGTGCGATTTAGCATGGTTTAACTTGGATTGTCTCTCGTTAACCAGAATAAATGTCAGGTCAAAGAATTATAACGTACAACAGCTATCAGGAATTATCTTATATGCAAGACACGTCGGATGCGCAGTACACATTTTGTCGCACGTATGTTTGTCTATATTACGACGACACAGAGGATTATAAGTGTAGTAATAGTTGTGACTATGATACTGTAAATCTAAAATTAGGTGTTTTGCCATGTTCTGGCTTCAGTTTTATGATCTTTTATTGTTAGGAACATGATAGAGATTAAAAGGGGTGGAAAATATAAAATTGCCTTAGACCAATTTGGCACACCTTTTAGTAGGGTTCAATGCTTCGTAGTAGATTTTGCCTTCCTGCTTTTTTTAATGGAGCACCCCTGTTGTGCCTAATGCAAACAAAACGTGCGAGTTCTTTGTACCTTCTCACatgttaatgaaaaaataaagaatggaaatggggattatgtcaaagaaacaccaacccgaccaaagagcagaaaacagcctaaggccaccaatgggtttatCACACAGCATCGTGTCGTACCAATtctataaacatgtatatataatcgAAATTTTTACTCGTTAAAAATTACTTTCCCTTAAACGGaaaaaattcaattaaatatCAAATTGGCAACAtcgaaaaatatataattgagaaGGTGGGCTCATTGAGTTTTCATTGTTGCGCATAATGGAATATCAAAAGTAAGACATGTCCGCAGGCAGCCATAATTGGATAATTTGGTTACCTTGAAACGATGTTGGTACAGGTTCTGTTGTTGTTGTTGGCGCTGGCGTCGTCGTAGTTGTTGTTGTTGGCGCTTGTGTCGTAGTAATTGTTGTTGTAGTTGGAAAAATGAAGGTAGGTGTAGTAATTGGTACAGCGGCAGTTGTAGTAGTACTTAAAGATTTTAATATTCCTGTAACTATGATTTTTAGTTCTTTCACTTCATTACAACATGATGATACGTTATTTTCTAAACTCTGAAAAAGACATACATGTGACTGGTTTGTTATCTTACTTTTAAGTTGCCATAGTGCgttcataatatttattttgtaataacatacattttttatctttatcttaaATACGATAAACAGTAGGAAACCACTGTTCAACagtcataaattgattaagcgatacaaatccgggttacaaactaaaaccaagtgtccccatcaactataagaagaaaacaacggaacaacagacacaataaactgaaacaaaaaacaaacacctaccgaattagactattaacggGCTTTGTaacaacatgagcaacatgacgggtgccacatttggagcaggatctgcttccccTTCCGTAGCACAGGaaatcatccctagtttttggtggggtccgtgttgtttttgtacccctatttatgacattttgttcatgcattgttgtcaatataatggaaattgatgcgactgtcgtacaagtgagaggtttaacgcttTAAacctaggttcaacccaccattttctatatttgattatgcatgttccaagtcaggaatatgacagttgttgtcgattcgtttgatgtgttatatcatttgatttggcgtactaaattataatcctggtacctttgataactatttacaccactgggtcgatgccactgctggtggacgtttcgtccccgagggtatcaccagcccagtagtcaacccatcggtgttgacatgaatatcaataatgtggtctttttttataaatttcctgttaacaaaactttgaatttttcgaaaaactaaggattttattatcccaggcattgattaccttagccgtttttggcacaacttttttggaattttggatcctcaatgctcctcaactttttacttgtttggtattacaaatattttgatatgagtgtcactgatgagtcttatgtagacgaaaagcgcgtctggcgtactaaattataatcctggcacctttgataactatttacaccactgggtcgatgccactgctggtggacgtttcgtccccgagggtatcaccggcccagtagtcaacacttcggtgttgacaggaatatcaataatataatgtggtcattttaataaatgtcctgtttacaaaactttgatttttttttgaaaaactaaggattttcttatcccagacatagattaccttagccgtatttggcacaaaatttttggaattttggatcctcaatgctcttcaactttgtacttgttttgttttataaatattttgatatgagcatcactgatgagtcttatttagacgaaacacacgtctggcgtactaaattataatactggcacctttgataactatttacaccactgggtcaatgcactgctggtggacgtttcgtccccgagggtatcaacagcccagtagtcaacacttcgggtGCCATTTGAccagggactttcagttttgaattttcctcagtatttttgtgattttactataaaccaaaatacttaaaaatagaCTAAATAAGTTTCACCAATTGAACAATTtcaaaagatatattaaaaatgttttatttgcaatatTTAAGAAACTTAAACCTGTATTATTTGATTCTTAAATAGAACTACAATAAGTATCGAGAACAAATACCATTACCTTTATTCTTTCTTTTAACATCGTAAtttctgaaaaagaaataaaacatgtttcatttgaatttttaaggTGACATTTGAATGGattatacacaagaaaaaaaCATGGAATATACTATTAACTTATCATAGGTATGTGACTTAACGACTAATGTAATGCATTTAATCTAGTTACTCagtattcaaaataatatttgtaagACTTAAAACATATCGTTTCATACtaagaaaaattgttaaaccctaacgggaaggattgtgcctgatgttcatatgatgaaatcataatctttcagtcagtttaattgaagtctggagctggcatgtcagttaactgctagtagtctgttgttatttatgtattattgtcattttgtttattttctttggttacatcttctgacatcagactcggacttctcttgaactgaattttaatgtgcgtattgttatgcgtttacttttctacattggttagaggtatagggggagggttgagatcgcacaaacatgtttaaccccgccgcatttttgcgcctgtcccaagtcaggagcctctggcctttgttagtcttgtattattttaattttagtttcttgtgtacaatttggaaattagtatggcgttcattaccactggactagtatatatttgtttaggggccagctgaaggacgcctccgggtgcgggaatttctcgctacgttgaagacctgttggtgaccctctgctgttgtttttttatttggtcgggttgttgtctctttgacacattccccatttccattctcaattttatgtatcaaTGCAAATTGCTTATTCGACCAATCAAAATGCATAAAATCGCAATGTTGtatttaccttcattaggaacTACAATTGTTGTTGTTACTCCTGGAACTCCTATAGGACCCGCAGGACCTGTCAAGCCCGGGGGTCCCATAAGACCACGTTCGCCAGACTCTCCTTTTTGTCCTGGTCCCCCTGGAGTGCCTGGAATGCCCGGATATCCTCGATCGCCAATCATCCCTGCTATACCTTTAGGTCCTGGTAATCCATTTAACCCATCTTTTCCGGGAAAACCATTAATTCCTGATAATTAGAATAAACATATAAGCAAGTAATTATGTTTACATCAAAGAAAGGGAAATAAAAGTAGACTTAAAATCTGTCAAGATTTATTCTACTTTGAATTCACTTTTCATCAAGTGTATAGTTTcataacattattaaaaaaacaaaatgcaaatatCAAAacaagaagctgtggtatgatttccaatgaaacaactctgcacaagagaccaaattacactgaaattaacaactttatatcaccatacggcctacaacaatgagcaaagcccataccgcatagtcagctgtaaaaggaccagaaatgacaaatgtaaaacaattcaaacgagaaaaccaacggcctaattaatgtactaaaaaaagaacgaaaagcAATTATGAAAAACAGTCACaaacgagaaccactgaattacaggctcctggcttgagACAGACACAAACATAATGAACAGAGATAAAACATGTTAgtggaatcccaaccctccctctaatctgagacagttgtgtaacagtacaaaataagaacgaactataaagatagttttgaaaaaggcttaactcttCATATGGATATAAAGATAAATTGATTAAACACTGAAAACACAGAGTAGACGTGGTCaggtatttgtacatcccaacaatTATTCAATTCATCTATAGACTAAAACATGCCTCTTACCATTCATTCCTGGATCTCCCTTTTGGCCAGGTAGTCCATTAACTCCTGGTATTCCCTGATCCCCTTTTGGCCCCTGAGGTCCGGTCAATCCAGGTGGACCACGTGGACCACTTATACCTGGTTCACCCTTTTCTCCACTTCCTCCATTTCCACTACCCCTATTTCCAGGTTCCCCTTTCTGTCCTCTTTCTCCCTGTAGTCCTAT
Encoded here:
- the LOC143056396 gene encoding uncharacterized protein LOC143056396 isoform X2, producing MLKERIKSLENNVSSCCNEVKELKIIVTGILKSLSTTTTAAVPITTPTFIFPTTTTITTTQAPTTTTTTTPAPTTTTEPVPTSFQGCEPNQFKCISTDRCLPLAFRCDGINDCDDESDERNCDCNEFQFTCESDQRCIPIDKKCNNEFDCADRSDESKCETTVQCPEGLFKCKNGKCISRHLQCNDDDDCGDESDEQNCEIDIEGTGDQELRGDVPYSVR
- the LOC143056396 gene encoding uncharacterized protein LOC143056396 isoform X1, with protein sequence MLKERIKSLENNVSSCCNEVKELKIIVTGILKSLSTTTTAAVPITTPTFIFPTTTTITTTQAPTTTTTTTPAPTTTTEPVPTSFQGCEPNQFKCISTDRCLPLAFRCDGINDCDDESDERNCDCNEFQFTCESDQRCIPIDKKCNNEFDCADRSDESKCETTVQCPEGLFKCKNGKCISRHLQCNDDDDCGDESDEQNCGRGDIPVIPTNGQTKSTIVQANTATTNGLWTTTEGSGSFGSESTEVWPFVTDETEKSPETSSDIDEGIYSTTADLNNKPRCMTIDCWFPPPNMKGNNSVPPPPLPPMEMMQKDEVFKIVGLLEHDCQEDALALLDLKTKRDHKKRHLIDRAVLVMSSNSSTLGQIAIFELMIILFIGWL